In Deinococcus puniceus, one genomic interval encodes:
- a CDS encoding aspartate carbamoyltransferase catalytic subunit, translating to MTARPRHLLDFEGWTPERLTALLDNADTMNQVLERPVKKVPALQGLTVCTAFFENSTRTRISFELAARRMSADVVSFATGNSSVSKGESLRDTIEVLTAYKVDAYIVRHAAAGAAHLVARYSGKPVINAGDGRRAHPTQALLDAYTVRQEYGSLEGKTVAIIGDIRHSRVARSNAELLPKLGAKVVLCGPATLLPADLAALPGVTLTTNPREAVRGAHAVMALRLQSERMSGGYLGSLQEYADVYQVNERLLAEAEAGAIVLHPGPMNRDLEISADTADSPRSRVLKQVENGQAVRMSVLYHLLVGRE from the coding sequence ATGACCGCCCGCCCGCGCCACCTGCTGGACTTTGAAGGCTGGACGCCCGAACGCCTGACCGCCCTGCTGGACAACGCCGACACTATGAATCAGGTGCTGGAACGGCCCGTGAAGAAGGTTCCGGCGCTGCAAGGCCTGACGGTCTGCACGGCGTTTTTTGAGAATTCCACCCGCACCCGCATCAGCTTTGAACTGGCTGCCCGCCGCATGAGTGCCGATGTGGTCAGCTTTGCCACCGGAAACAGCAGCGTCAGCAAGGGCGAGAGCCTGCGCGACACCATCGAGGTGCTGACGGCCTACAAGGTAGACGCTTATATCGTGCGCCACGCCGCTGCCGGGGCCGCGCATCTGGTGGCCCGCTACAGTGGCAAACCCGTGATCAATGCGGGCGACGGACGCCGCGCTCACCCCACGCAAGCCCTGCTGGACGCCTACACGGTGCGGCAGGAATACGGCTCGCTGGAAGGCAAAACGGTTGCCATTATCGGAGATATTCGCCATTCACGGGTGGCCCGCAGCAACGCCGAATTGTTGCCTAAGCTGGGAGCAAAAGTCGTGCTGTGCGGCCCCGCTACGCTACTTCCGGCAGATTTGGCGGCCCTCCCCGGAGTCACGCTGACCACCAACCCGCGTGAGGCGGTGCGCGGCGCACACGCGGTCATGGCCCTGCGCCTGCAAAGCGAGCGCATGAGCGGCGGCTACCTCGGCAGTTTGCAGGAATACGCCGACGTGTATCAGGTGAACGAGCGCCTGTTGGCAGAGGCCGAAGCGGGCGCAATCGTGCTGCATCCGGGGCCGATGAACCGTGACCTGGAAATCAGCGCCGACACCGCCGACAGCCCCAGAAGCCGCGTGCTGAAACAGGTAGAGAATGGGCAGGCAGTCCGGATGAGCGTGCTGTATCACCTGCTGGTTGGGCGCGAGTAA
- the pyrR gene encoding bifunctional pyr operon transcriptional regulator/uracil phosphoribosyltransferase PyrR: protein MTPQPKATILTADEVRRAMTRIAHEIVERNKGAENLALIGVHTRGIPLAARLAAKLEELEGVAIPTGMLDITLYRDDLSEISHQPVIRETHVPFDLARRRVILVDDVLYTGRTVRAALDALIDLGRPEGIQLAVLVDRGHRELPIRADYVGKNLPTAKSELVKVKLLETDGLDLVELWDLNGTADQ from the coding sequence ATGACGCCCCAGCCCAAAGCCACCATCCTGACCGCCGACGAGGTGCGCCGCGCCATGACGCGCATTGCCCACGAGATCGTGGAGCGCAACAAGGGCGCGGAGAATCTGGCCCTGATCGGCGTGCACACGCGGGGCATTCCGCTGGCCGCGCGGCTGGCCGCCAAGCTGGAAGAACTGGAAGGCGTGGCGATTCCCACTGGAATGCTGGACATCACGCTGTACCGCGATGACCTCTCCGAGATTTCGCACCAGCCTGTGATCCGCGAAACGCATGTGCCGTTTGATCTGGCCCGCCGCCGCGTGATTTTGGTGGATGACGTGCTGTACACGGGCCGCACCGTTCGCGCCGCGCTGGACGCCCTGATTGATTTGGGCCGCCCGGAAGGAATTCAGTTGGCGGTTCTGGTAGACCGGGGCCACCGCGAATTGCCGATTCGGGCCGACTACGTGGGCAAAAACCTACCGACGGCCAAGTCGGAACTGGTGAAGGTGAAGTTGCTGGAAACGGATGGTCTAGACCTTGTCGAACTCTGGGACTTGAACGGGACGGCAGACCAATGA